The genome window ATGCCTTTCCCGGACCGGACCGGTGAAGGCGAACCGGGAATCCAGTTCGGCGGGTTCGGGGGCGGAGGTGAACAGCCCCTTGTCCGTGAAATACCCCACGCCGGCGCCGCCGGCCAGGGCCAGAACGCAAAAGGCCACACTCCAGACCACAACGGCCCAGACGGTCGCCTTTCGGTTCGATGTATTGTGCCTCGTCCTTTTTGGGGTCATGGATTCTCTCCTCAATCCATTGACGAAGCCCGTCCCTTCTCACACGTACTGTCCCTTAACTTGGTAGATAACCAAACAATCCCCCTTGGCGCAAGCGAAAGAGCAAAACACTGACACAAGTCGCGCCCCCCGGGCCGGGGTTGCGGATTCGCCTGCGTGGCTATAAGCTGGGCAACGGCGCACAGCCTGGAAAGAAACAAAACCGCCCTCGGGCCCCGGGAACCGATCGTGACACAGACCGACAGCGAGCAGCTCAAACAGGAACAGATGAAAAAGAACCTTCTCTCCCGCCTCAAGCGCGTGGAGGGCCAGGTCCGCGGCATCCAGCGCATGATCGAAGAGGGCAAGGAGTGCAGGGACATCCTGACCCAGGTTCGCGCCGTGCGCTCGGCCATGCAGTCCGCCAGCACCCAGATCCTCAAGCACTACCTGCTCGAATGCCACGCCGAAACGGCATCCGGAAAGGAACAGGACCGCGACAAGCTGGAGGACGTCATCAAGCTTCTCACCGACTACATGGACGGATAGTCACGGCTTGTTTCTCCGGCCATCCCAAGCGCATCCATTTTCCAACACCTCTGAATTTCACGTAAAAGCAATACGTCCACATCTTGCGTCACTATAATTGAAAATAATTTTCATTCTCATCTTGACGCACGGAGAAAAGACATTATTCTCTAAGCAAGTTCTTTGACGAATTCCAGCAGCCCCGGTCCTTATTTCAGACCAGGCAACGGGGCTGATTCGAGAACCTCCAACCGGGAGGGACATTATGCCCAACATGGATTACCCCGGACCGTGCCTGTCCTGCATCGATTCCTGCGAGGAAGTGTGGGATAATCAGGATTATCGGACGAACACCGAATCCGAGGAAGAGGAACAATAAGAAAACCGCCTCGCTCCGGAGGCGAAAGAAAGCAACAGAAGGCCCCGCCGTGCAGGCGGGGCCTTTTTCATTGTCCAATGTGGAATCCGGTTTCGGGAATCATGGGGCGGCGGTGGATGAAAACACCCAATCCATGTACCGCTCCTGCTCCTTCTGCCAGTCGAGCTTGGCAAGCCCCTTGTTGAACAGGTCGCGGATGCGCTTTCCGTACCGGGTCTTGCGGAAGCAGAGATACAGGCCCTTGGTGTCCAGCAGCCTGGGGTTGAGCTGCACCAAGCCGCCCTGGCCCCAGAGGTCCCTCTCGGACTTGATGAGATACCGCAGCACCAGCGGGTCCATGACCGCGGTATCGATCCTGCCGCCCAGCAGCTTCTTGAGATTGGTCTTGTCGTCCACCACCGGGTCGACCCGGACCTGCCCCCGCAGCACCATGTCGTCGAACCGCTTTTCGTTCACATAGCCGCTGACCACGCCGACCGTGTATTTCCTGATGTCGTCCAGGGTCTCCCAGCGGATGGGGTCGCTCTTCAGTTCGATGAACCCGAGCGGGCTCTCGCCCATGCGTTCGGAAAAATAGAAATCCGTTTCAACCCGCTCCGCGAAATACTCCGGGAAATACCCGGCGAACTTGGGATCGGTGCGGGCGGTCATGACAGCCCGCTTCCAGGGCAGGAACACCACACGAAGCTCATAGCCCACCGCCTCGAACGCCTTGCGGGCGATCATGACGCAGGCCCCCTGCCCGGGAAGGTCGCTTCCCGAGTAGGGCGGCCATTCCAGGGTGGTCATGTACACCACGCGCCCGCCGCCCTGATCCTGCGCCCGCGCATCGGCGGGGAAGGCAATCAGCAGCGCCAGGAAAAGACAGAGGAAGAAACGTGTCGCCATGTTTTGCGTCCTGTTGATGGGGCTCTACCTCTTTGTACCAAAAAGCCGGAAAAGAGCACAAGACCACTCGAAAGTTATAATCTTTGGAGAACGTGTACTATTTTTCCGAGACCGCTTGCATTTTCCCCGGCGTCGAGCTAAGCAGATTCCAAGACTTAAGGACAAGACCCATGAAAAACGAACGTACCCACTCCATCTTCCTGCAGACCCTACGCGCCGTCGTAGTATCCGTAGTAGTACGTTCCTGCTTCCGGGCTGTGCCTTAGGGTCTTTTCACCATATGAAATGTCACCCCCCGCAGGCGCAGCCCGCGGGGGGTTTTCTTTTTGAAACTTTCGAGGAGCAGACCATGAACATCCCAACCACCGCCGCAAACGTAGTCGTAGTACTAGTCGTAGCGCTGCCGAGAATTCGGCCCGCGCCGTGAGCGGTATGCAACCAGCAAGGAGCATCCCCCGCACGGCGCAGGCCAGGCGGGGTTTCTTTTTTCCAGACCCGAAGGAAACAACACGAGGAGACGTAGGAATGAAAAAAACAGGAGCGCAGATCATCGTCGAACTGCTGGAGCGGCAGGGCATACGAACCGTTGCGGGTATTCCGGGAGGGGCCACCCTGCCCCTGTACGACGCCCTGGCCGAATCGAACATCCGCCACGTGCTCACCCGCCATGAGCAGGGGGCCGGATTCATGGCCCAGGGCATGGCCCGGGTCACGGGCAAGGCAGCGGTCTGTTTCGGGACCTCGGGTCCCGGGGCCACCAACCTGCTCACGGCCATTGCCGACGCGCGGCTGGACTCCATCCCCATGGTGGCCATCACCGGCCAGGTGCCCTCTTCCATGATCGGCACGGACGCCTTCCAGGAAGTGGACACCTACGGCCTGACCCTGCCCATCACCAAGCACAACTTCCTGGTGCGCAGTACCGAGGAACTCCTGAAGGTCATCCCCCTGGCCTTCGAGATTGCGGAATCCGGCAGGCCCGGGCCGGTGGTGGTGGATATCCCCAAGGACGTGCAGACGCGTGAGATCGAGTTCGAGGCCTGGCCCGAACCGGGACGCCCCGCAGCGCCCATCGCGCCCGACGCCGGGACAATGGCGCGCATGGCCCAGATGATCCGCGAGGCCAAACGGCCGGTCCTGTATATCGGCGGCGGCATCACGGCCTCGGGCTGCTGCGCGGAGCTGCGCGAACTGGCCCGCAAAAACGCCATCCCCGTGGCCTGCACGCTCATGGGCCTGGGCACCATGGCCACGGACGACCCGCTGAACCTGGGCATGCTGGGCATGCACGGATCGCGCGGCACCAACTACGCCCTGGAGGAAACCGACCTGCTCATCGCCATGGGCGTGCGTTTCGACGACAGGGCCACGGGCAAGCTGGAGGAATTCTGTCCCCAGGCCGCCATCATCCATGTGGACATCGACAAGTCCGAGATCGACAAGCTGCGGCCCTCCAACCTGGCCGTGGCCGCGGACGCGGCCCTGGTCATGCGACAGCTCCTGGCCCTGGTGGAGGGAAACGAGCGGACGGACTGGATGAAACGCATCGCCCACCTGCGCGCCCTGCACCCCGAAGACGGCAGGACGCCGGAAGACATCCGGCACCCGCTGGGCCTCATCCGGGCCGTGGCCGAAACCCTGGACCCGGACACGGTCGTCGCCACGGACGTGGGCCAGCACCAGATGTGGGTGGCCCAGTCCTATCCCTTCCGAGCCCCGCGCACCCTGCTCACCTCGGGCGGCCTGGGGACCATGGGCTTCGGCATGCCCGCGGCCATCGGCGCGGCCCTGGCCCAGCCCGGCAAGCGCGTGGTCTGCTTCAGCGGCGACGGCTCCATTCTCATGAACATCCAGGAGCTGGCCACCCTGGCCGACCTGGGGCTGCCCGTCACGGTCATCATCCTCAACAACGGCCATCTGGGTCTGGTGCGCCAGCAGCAGGAGCTCTTCTACGGCAACCGCATCACGGCCTCCAAATTCGCCACCACGCCGGATTTCGCGGCCCTGGCCCGGGCCTTTGGCCTGCGCGGCATGAACCTGGCCCATGCGGACGATCCGCAGACGGCCCTGGCCGACGCCCTGACCGGCGAAGGGCCCTGCATCGTGGACATGCCCATCGACTATGCGGAAAACGTCTACCCCATGGTTCCTCCGGGAGCCGCCAACCGCGACATGATCGGAGGTGAAGCCAATGCCTAAACCCGTCATTGAACTGCTCGTCAACAACCACCCCGGCGTCATGTCCCACATCACCGGCCTGTTTTCGCGCCGGGCCTTCAACCTGGAGGGCATCCTGTGCGGGGCCATCGACGGCGGCGACAAGAGCCGCATGTTCCTCATGGTCGACGAGGACAAGCGCCTGGCCCAGCTGATCAAGGAACTGGAGCGGCTGCACGACACCCTGGCCGTGAACCTGCGCCACGACATCGACCACCACATTTTCGACCCGCTCCGGGCCGGAGCCTAGTCCCTCCTCATGCCCCGGACTTTCTCTTGGGAAAGTCCGGGGCAAACCTTCATAAATAAAACAAAAGGTGCTATTAGCTTCACAAAATAAGTAAATACCAGCCAAAAACACTACATACATTAGGGAGAGCTTGCCAGAACAGGGTATTCCGTTCTATGGAGCCTGTTGCCGTCTTGAGAGAGGACTGCTGAAAAACAAAGAGGGGACCTGCATAATGGCTCAAATCAAATGTGATCGCGATGGATTCGCGACCAAGCTCGGCGTGCTCACCGCGACACTCGGCTCCGCGGTAGGCCTGGGCAATATCTGGAAATTTCCCTACATGACCGGCGAAAACGGCGGCGCGACCTTCCTGGCCGTGTACATCCTGTGCACCCTGGTGGTGGGCCTGCCCGTCATGATCTCCGAAATCATGCTCGGCCGCTTCGGCAAGGCCAACGTCATTGCCACCTGGCGCAAGCTGACTCCCAACAGAATCTGGACCCTGGCGGGCGTGGGCGGCGTCGTGGCCGCCGTGGCGCTCATGGCCTTCTATACCGGCGTGGTGGGCTGGGTCTTCAGCTACATCGTCAAGGCCGTCACCGGCCAGCTCAACACCACGGACCCGGCCGTGGCGCAGTCAGTGTTCGGCGGCATGGTCTCCGACACCTGGGCCGCCCTGGGCTGGCAATGGTTCGTGCTCGTGCTCGTCAGCGTGATCATCATCGCGGGCGTTTCCAAGGGCATCGAACGCGTCACCAAGACCCTCATGCCCATCCTGTTCATCATGCTGCTCATCGTCTGCGTGCGCTCCCTGACCCTGCCCAAGGCAATGGAGGGACTCGCCTTCCTGTTCACCCCGGACTTTTCCAAGGTGACCACGGACATGGTGCTCATGGCGCTGGGCCTGGCCTTCTTCAAACTTTCCCTGGGCGTGGGCACCATGATGACCTACGGCAGCTACTTCCGCGACGACGCCAACATCCCGCTGACCGCCACCCGCGTCATGCTGGCCGACCTGACCGTTTCCCTGCTGGCGGGCATCGCCATCTTCCCGGCCGTGTTCAACTACGGGTTCGAACCCGCCGCCGGCCCGGGCCTGCTGTTCATGACCATCCCGGCCGTGTTCAGCTCCATGCCCATGGGCCAGCTGTTCATGACCATCTTCTTCGTGCTCACGGGCATCGCCACCATCGGGGCCATGCTCTCCATAATCGAAGTGCCCGTGGCCTTCATGGCCGAAACCTGGGCGGGCTGCTCCCGCAAGATGGCCACCATCGTGACCTCCACGACCCTGGCCCTCTTTGGCATCCCGGCCACCCTGTCCTTCGGCGTCATGGGCGACGTGAAATTCTTCGGCAAAACCGCCTTCGACTGCTACGACTTCCTGTCCTCCAACATCCTCATGCCCAGCGTGGGACTCGTCATCTGCCTGTTCATCGGCTGGGCCTGGGGCAGGGACCATGTGCGCAAGGCGCTCTCCAACAACGGCGCACTGGAAAACGAGGGCCTGGCCAACATCTACTTCTTCCTGGTCAAGTTCGTTTCCCCGGTGCTGGTGGCCATCGTGCTGGCCAAGGGCCTGGGCCTGTTCTAGTCGCAATCCGAACGAAAACAAAAAGCCCCGCACGGTTCTCCGCGCGGGGCTTTTTCATTGCCTTTCGAAAAAACTAGGCGTGCTCCGCCGCCAGCATGTTCCGAAACTGCTGCACGGCGTCCTTGTCCAGGCCCAGGCTTTCGAACACTGCCGCCGTGAAGCTGACCGGCGCTGTCCCGGGCGCGGTGATCACCCTGTCTCCGGTGACCGCCGTGGCACTCGGGCGGTAATGTTCCGAACCGGAATAGCCATCGGCATTCCTGGGCAGGTAATCGGCGTCATTGGAAGTATGGTCCGTCTTATCAAGCAGCCCGGCCCGGCCAAGGGCCAGGGTGCCGCCGCAAATGCCCGCGACAACCCCGCCGTTTGCATGATGGGCCCGGAGCACCCCGCTCACATCGGGGGCGTCCTCCGTCTCCCAGAGCATGCCGCCGACCACCACCAGCGCCTCGGGCGACCAGTCGGCAATGGCGTCCACGGACTGCGATACAGCGGCCACCAAGCCGCCCATGGAGCATACATCCCCGGCTTCCGCGGCAAAGAACTGGACATCCAGACCGTAGAACGGCCCGCCTGTCCCGGCAAGCAGGGCATATTCCCAATCGGCGAATCCCTGCGTGAGAATCACAGCCACCTTGGCCATCCTCGGGCTCCTCTGTTTGTCTGTTGTGAAAAAGGCAGGCTACCCTGCAATCAGATGCCAGGGAAATTCCCCGGCTTCCCTGATAAAACAATGGACCTCGGGCAGGCCCTCTACGCTTTCGCCTGGCCAGGCGCAGGTATGGCACCCTGCTGCCAGGGCAGCGGACAGCCCCACCGGGGAATCCTCCACGGCCAGGCATTGGCCCGGCTCCAGCCCGGCGCGGAGCGCCGCCTCCAGGTACGGGTCCGGAGCCGGCTTACCGTACGCCACGTCGCGGCCGGAGACCGTGAAGGCCATGAGCGATTCAATGCCGATCATGCGCAGGTTGGCGTCGATGACCTCGGGGTCGCCGTTGGAGACACAGGCCTGCAGCACGCCCTTTTGGGCCAGAGCCCTGACCACGGCCACGGTCTCGGGACGCATCATCTCCGGCCTGAGCCGGTCGATGTAATCCCTGCCGCATTCCCGTTGAAACGCCTGTTCCCCGGCTGTGGGGGCCAGGCGGTCCCGCAGCAGGTTCCACTTCTCGGGCATGGATTTGCCCAGAAGCTCCTCATTGGCCGCTTCGGTGAGAACGTACCCGTGTCGGGCGCACCAGTCCCGAATGACCTCGTAATGAAGATATTCCGTATCGATGAGCGTGCCGTCCATGTCCCAGAAAACGGCCTGTATGCTTCCGCGTCCGCTGTTCACGTCTGCTCCTGTCAGGCTTCGTAAAAGTAACACAGCAGTATCGCATACGGACCGGCCAGGCAACCTGGCGCTCCATCTCCCATTCACACTTTTTAACAAAAAAACACACTCTTTATCGCTTTACCCCACAGGATTTCAAACTTTTTCGACCCAGGGCGTATAAGGTGCCTCCCAACAACCCCCGAAGGAGCCCCCATGTATACCCCCAGAATACTCACGATCATATTGATTCTCTGTTTCTTTGCTACTCCGGTCTGCGCGGAGGAGGAAGCCAAGAACACCCTTTCCCTGAAAACCTCCTACATCGGCGAAGGCGACGTGGAAGACGACCAAGGCGGATTTTCGGTCTTCAAGGCCGGCGTGGAAGGACAATACTCGTTTCTGAGCGCAGGCTACGAACTTTCCCGCTATTCCTGGAAAGACGAAGACAATCTGCCTTTCGCAAACGGCGACACGCCCTGGGAAAACCTGCACAGCCTCTGGCTCGGCGCGGACTACGGCGACCATATCAGCGGCAACTGGAGCTACTTCGTGCACGGCGGCGTCTCCTCGGCCTTTGAAAAGGAAATGAGCGATTCCTTCGGCGCCGTCCTGCTCGGCGGCATTGCCTATGATCTTGGCGATGGGTGGGAAGTGCAGGCCGGGGTCGGCGGCCATACCCACAAAATCAAGAGTGGCCTGTTGCCGGTGCTGAACGTGAACTGGCACGGGGAATCCGACGAAGGGCTGAAGCGGTTCGTGGAACTCAGGTTCCTGGGAGTCGAGGCCGGGTACGAATTCACCAAAAGCCTCATGCTGCGCGCGGCAGTGGACAGCTCTGGCGACACCTACCGCTTGGCCGACGACAGCGACGTGCGTGAAAAGGGCTATGCGGACATCAGCGACATGAACGCCGGGCTGTACCTGGACTGGCAGCCCATCGGCGACCTCATGTTCACCTTTGGCGCGGAATACCGCTTCGACCGCTCCATCACCATCTACGACGACAACGGCGACAAGCTCGAAAAATACGACGTGGACTCGGCTCCTGCCGCCACCGTCTCCGTAAACTGGCTGTTCTAGACAATATCATCCCCAACCCCTCGAACCGGCCCGGACCGCATCCTGCGGCGAGGGCCGGTTTCCCATTGGCCATTCTGGACGCTTTTCCAGAGGGTGTGCTATGCTGCAAGGCACAACTCCACCACGAGGTAACGCCATGGTCATGCCCGGCTACGTCATCATGCAGAACATTCTGGAAAGCATTCCCACCGGAATCCTGGTCATCCAGCCCGGCGGCAAGATCGCGGCCACCAACCAGGCCGTGGAAAAGATCCTCAACATCAGCGAAGAGGACATCATGGGCAAGTCCTGGGCCGAGTTGTTCATCGAGGACAGCGACAACCCGGAGTTCGCGGACATCGTGGTGGAGGCCGTGCAGCTCCAGGCCGTGGGCCTGCACCGCAGCATCCCCTACACGTGCCCGGATGGCGGAAAACTGCAGCTTTCCGTGACCACGTCCTACCTCAAGGAAGAGGGCGAGGCCTTCGGGGTGGTTCTGGTGATCACCGACGACACGGAAAAGCACCAGTTCCTGACCCGCGACAACCGGCACCTGCGGGAAATCAAACGGCTCCAGGACGAGCGCGTGCAGGGCCTCAACAAGCTGGCCATGGCCGTCGCCCACCAGATCCGCAATCCGCTCATGACCATCGGCGGCTTCGGCAACCTGCTCCTGCGCGAGCTGGGAGAAAACGAGCACTATGCCAGCCAGCTGACCACCATCATCGAGGAAGCAAAAAAAATGGAGGGCATCGTGGGCGCGGTGCGCGACTACACCTCCCTGCGCGCGGCCAACCGTTCCGAGGTGGCTTCCTGCGTCCTGCTCTCCGAGCTGGAGGACTACGCCCGCAAGCGCGCCGAGTCCGAAAAAAGGGAAGTGGACTGGGTCACGGCCTGCCCCCTGGTGGATTTCATCATCGACCACGAACTGTTCGTCATGGCCATGACCATACTCATCGACAACGCCTTCGACTTCAGCGAAGGCCCGGTGGTGCGGATCAAGGTCATGGTGGAGCCCGACGAGCACGAATGCCGCATCACCCTGAGCGACCGGGGCATGGGCATTGCCGAAAAGGACAAGCCCTACCTGTTCGACCCGTTCTACACCACCAAGCCGGACGCGGTGGGCATGGGCCTGGCCACGGCCAAGCGCATCATTGCCGAGCATGGCGGCACCCTGGACCTGAACACCCCGGAGGTGGGCGTGGAGGCCATCATCACCCTCGCGGAACAAAACCTGGGGCGCACGGACGGCCATGCGCTGATGCCGCCGGTCATCCCCCGGGAATAATAACTCCCGCGCCATTGCAATGTGTTGCGGAGTCGGGCATTTGTTAAGAATGAGAGAACTCTTCCGAGCCTGCGCCCCGTTCCTGTTGCTCGCCCTGCTGATTGTTCCGCAGGCGGCCGGGGCTGCCGAATTGACCATCTATTTTGAAAAAAATCAGTTTCCCAAGAACGACGCGGGCAACTTCACCACCATTTTTCCGGAAACGGTCCGGGAACTGATCAAGCGGACAGGAACGGACGCCGAGATCATCGAAATCCCCTGGCAGCGGGGGTACGACCTGGGGCAGACCCAGGCCAACGCCGCCATTCTGCCCACCACCCGGACGCCCAAACGGGAAAAGCTCTTCCGCTGGCTGGGTCCGGTCAACCGCCTGCAATGGATCTTCTACCAGAAACGGGGCCGGGGCCTGACCCTGCATTCCCTGGAGGACGCCAAGCGGGTCCCCGCCATAGGGACCTACGCCAAGGACGCCCGCGAACAGTTCCTCAAGGACCGGGGATTCCGCAACCTGCAGTCCACCAATCACCAGTTGCTCAACGTCCGCAAGCTCATGGAAGGCCGCATCGACCTTATGGTGGGGGGCAACCTCGGCATCGAGTCGATCATGAACCTGGCCGGATACGACATGGACAGAATAGAACCGGTCCTGACCTTCAAGGAGGTGGACCTGTACATCGCCTTTTCCCCGTACACGGACAACGCCCTTTTCCAACGCTGGCAAAAGGCGTTCGAGAGTATGAAGCGGGACGGGACCTTCCAGGCGATGTACCGCCGCGACTACCCCGGCCTGGAGCCGCCGCTCGCCCCCCTGCCCCAGGACGGGCCCGCCAACTAGCTGTCGTCTTCGAGAATTCCGTCCCGCACGGCCCCTTCCAACAGTTCCAGCACCACGGGCCAGAGCTTGGGAGCACCCGTTTGAACCTGGCCCATGCGCACCAGCACCCGACTCTTGGGAATGCCGTAGCGGGGCCAGGTGCCGCCGTCGGTCCGGAGGTTCTGGCGCAGGACCTGGAAACGATCCAAGGCATTGGCGAATCCGGCCTCCGGGGTCTCGCAGGCCTCGAATTCGTCCCACAGGGCCCGCAGTTCCCGAGCCGCGTCCTCGGGCAGCAGACCGAAAATGCGGTCCGCGGCCGCCTGTTCGCGCTCGGCCTTGTCCTCGTAGCCCTTCACGTCGTAGCAGAAGGTATCCCCGGCATCGATCTCCACCACGTCATGGATGAGCATCATCTTCATGGCCCGGAACTGGTCGATTCCACGGGGGGCATATTCCTGCATGAACATGCACAACACGGCCATGTGCCAGGAATGCTCGGCGCTGTTCTCCTCGCGTGAGCCGTCCATGATCAGGTTCCTGCGGGAAACGCGCTTGAGGCCGTCCAGGGTGTCGGAAAATTCCATCATTCGTTGCAGCCGTTCATCAATGGCCATTGC of Salidesulfovibrio onnuriiensis contains these proteins:
- the ilvB gene encoding acetolactate synthase large subunit, with protein sequence MKKTGAQIIVELLERQGIRTVAGIPGGATLPLYDALAESNIRHVLTRHEQGAGFMAQGMARVTGKAAVCFGTSGPGATNLLTAIADARLDSIPMVAITGQVPSSMIGTDAFQEVDTYGLTLPITKHNFLVRSTEELLKVIPLAFEIAESGRPGPVVVDIPKDVQTREIEFEAWPEPGRPAAPIAPDAGTMARMAQMIREAKRPVLYIGGGITASGCCAELRELARKNAIPVACTLMGLGTMATDDPLNLGMLGMHGSRGTNYALEETDLLIAMGVRFDDRATGKLEEFCPQAAIIHVDIDKSEIDKLRPSNLAVAADAALVMRQLLALVEGNERTDWMKRIAHLRALHPEDGRTPEDIRHPLGLIRAVAETLDPDTVVATDVGQHQMWVAQSYPFRAPRTLLTSGGLGTMGFGMPAAIGAALAQPGKRVVCFSGDGSILMNIQELATLADLGLPVTVIILNNGHLGLVRQQQELFYGNRITASKFATTPDFAALARAFGLRGMNLAHADDPQTALADALTGEGPCIVDMPIDYAENVYPMVPPGAANRDMIGGEANA
- a CDS encoding metal-sensitive transcriptional regulator; this translates as MTQTDSEQLKQEQMKKNLLSRLKRVEGQVRGIQRMIEEGKECRDILTQVRAVRSAMQSASTQILKHYLLECHAETASGKEQDRDKLEDVIKLLTDYMDG
- a CDS encoding ACT domain-containing protein; the encoded protein is MPKPVIELLVNNHPGVMSHITGLFSRRAFNLEGILCGAIDGGDKSRMFLMVDEDKRLAQLIKELERLHDTLAVNLRHDIDHHIFDPLRAGA
- a CDS encoding substrate-binding periplasmic protein; this encodes MATRFFLCLFLALLIAFPADARAQDQGGGRVVYMTTLEWPPYSGSDLPGQGACVMIARKAFEAVGYELRVVFLPWKRAVMTARTDPKFAGYFPEYFAERVETDFYFSERMGESPLGFIELKSDPIRWETLDDIRKYTVGVVSGYVNEKRFDDMVLRGQVRVDPVVDDKTNLKKLLGGRIDTAVMDPLVLRYLIKSERDLWGQGGLVQLNPRLLDTKGLYLCFRKTRYGKRIRDLFNKGLAKLDWQKEQERYMDWVFSSTAAP
- a CDS encoding HAD family hydrolase, translating into MNSGRGSIQAVFWDMDGTLIDTEYLHYEVIRDWCARHGYVLTEAANEELLGKSMPEKWNLLRDRLAPTAGEQAFQRECGRDYIDRLRPEMMRPETVAVVRALAQKGVLQACVSNGDPEVIDANLRMIGIESLMAFTVSGRDVAYGKPAPDPYLEAALRAGLEPGQCLAVEDSPVGLSAALAAGCHTCAWPGESVEGLPEVHCFIREAGEFPWHLIAG
- a CDS encoding two-component system sensor histidine kinase NtrB, yielding MVMPGYVIMQNILESIPTGILVIQPGGKIAATNQAVEKILNISEEDIMGKSWAELFIEDSDNPEFADIVVEAVQLQAVGLHRSIPYTCPDGGKLQLSVTTSYLKEEGEAFGVVLVITDDTEKHQFLTRDNRHLREIKRLQDERVQGLNKLAMAVAHQIRNPLMTIGGFGNLLLRELGENEHYASQLTTIIEEAKKMEGIVGAVRDYTSLRAANRSEVASCVLLSELEDYARKRAESEKREVDWVTACPLVDFIIDHELFVMAMTILIDNAFDFSEGPVVRIKVMVEPDEHECRITLSDRGMGIAEKDKPYLFDPFYTTKPDAVGMGLATAKRIIAEHGGTLDLNTPEVGVEAIITLAEQNLGRTDGHALMPPVIPRE
- a CDS encoding sodium-dependent transporter; this translates as MAQIKCDRDGFATKLGVLTATLGSAVGLGNIWKFPYMTGENGGATFLAVYILCTLVVGLPVMISEIMLGRFGKANVIATWRKLTPNRIWTLAGVGGVVAAVALMAFYTGVVGWVFSYIVKAVTGQLNTTDPAVAQSVFGGMVSDTWAALGWQWFVLVLVSVIIIAGVSKGIERVTKTLMPILFIMLLIVCVRSLTLPKAMEGLAFLFTPDFSKVTTDMVLMALGLAFFKLSLGVGTMMTYGSYFRDDANIPLTATRVMLADLTVSLLAGIAIFPAVFNYGFEPAAGPGLLFMTIPAVFSSMPMGQLFMTIFFVLTGIATIGAMLSIIEVPVAFMAETWAGCSRKMATIVTSTTLALFGIPATLSFGVMGDVKFFGKTAFDCYDFLSSNILMPSVGLVICLFIGWAWGRDHVRKALSNNGALENEGLANIYFFLVKFVSPVLVAIVLAKGLGLF
- a CDS encoding HD domain-containing protein gives rise to the protein MAIDERLQRMMEFSDTLDGLKRVSRRNLIMDGSREENSAEHSWHMAVLCMFMQEYAPRGIDQFRAMKMMLIHDVVEIDAGDTFCYDVKGYEDKAEREQAAADRIFGLLPEDAARELRALWDEFEACETPEAGFANALDRFQVLRQNLRTDGGTWPRYGIPKSRVLVRMGQVQTGAPKLWPVVLELLEGAVRDGILEDDS
- a CDS encoding substrate-binding periplasmic protein: MRELFRACAPFLLLALLIVPQAAGAAELTIYFEKNQFPKNDAGNFTTIFPETVRELIKRTGTDAEIIEIPWQRGYDLGQTQANAAILPTTRTPKREKLFRWLGPVNRLQWIFYQKRGRGLTLHSLEDAKRVPAIGTYAKDAREQFLKDRGFRNLQSTNHQLLNVRKLMEGRIDLMVGGNLGIESIMNLAGYDMDRIEPVLTFKEVDLYIAFSPYTDNALFQRWQKAFESMKRDGTFQAMYRRDYPGLEPPLAPLPQDGPAN
- a CDS encoding DJ-1/PfpI family protein, whose protein sequence is MAKVAVILTQGFADWEYALLAGTGGPFYGLDVQFFAAEAGDVCSMGGLVAAVSQSVDAIADWSPEALVVVGGMLWETEDAPDVSGVLRAHHANGGVVAGICGGTLALGRAGLLDKTDHTSNDADYLPRNADGYSGSEHYRPSATAVTGDRVITAPGTAPVSFTAAVFESLGLDKDAVQQFRNMLAAEHA